One window from the genome of Rufibacter tibetensis encodes:
- a CDS encoding cell division protein FtsX — MAAKPLKHTRKKKLGNYPHTMVIFSITLALFVIGSFGLLLIHASKLSNLVKQNIEVQVYLDREISPLEIEKLRKTLARKEYIAYEENKPQVIFMSKEEGAKEFIDESGEDFLTFLGENPLRDAFILRINPEFATSDQLKNIKLDLQNTTGIYEVDYVESLIDSINHNLRRVSIVLLAFAGILVLVVIILINNTIKLALYSQRFLIRSMQLVGATSFFIQRPFLNRATFQGLVSGALASLLLFGLVQYAYHEIAELYLLRDEYQMIILMASLLILGGVLGFFSSYRAVKKYLRASLDDLY, encoded by the coding sequence ATGGCTGCTAAACCACTTAAACATACTCGCAAGAAAAAGCTAGGCAATTACCCGCACACCATGGTAATCTTCAGTATTACCCTGGCGCTGTTCGTGATTGGCTCGTTTGGCCTGTTGCTTATCCATGCCAGCAAGCTGTCTAACCTGGTGAAACAGAACATTGAGGTTCAGGTCTACCTTGACCGCGAGATTTCTCCGCTGGAAATAGAAAAACTTCGGAAAACGCTGGCCCGCAAAGAGTACATCGCCTATGAGGAAAACAAACCTCAGGTGATCTTCATGTCAAAAGAAGAAGGTGCCAAAGAATTCATAGATGAAAGCGGCGAGGACTTTCTGACCTTTTTAGGCGAGAACCCCCTGCGAGATGCCTTTATCCTGCGCATTAATCCAGAATTTGCTACTTCAGACCAACTGAAAAACATCAAACTGGACCTGCAGAACACCACTGGGATTTATGAGGTGGATTACGTGGAAAGCCTGATAGACTCAATCAACCATAACCTTAGACGAGTAAGCATTGTATTGCTGGCATTTGCTGGAATCCTGGTGCTGGTAGTCATTATCCTCATCAACAACACTATCAAACTTGCCCTTTATTCACAGCGTTTTCTTATCAGAAGCATGCAGTTAGTGGGTGCCACGTCTTTTTTTATTCAGCGTCCTTTTCTAAACAGGGCTACTTTCCAGGGGCTGGTAAGTGGGGCTTTGGCTTCCCTTCTGTTATTTGGGTTGGTTCAGTACGCCTACCATGAGATAGCTGAATTGTACCTGCTGCGTGATGAATACCAGATGATTATTCTGATGGCTTCGCTGTTGATTCTGGGCGGCGTACTGGGATTCTTCTCATCCTATAGAGCGGTAAAGAAATACCTGCGGGCTTCACTTGACGATTTATATTAA